Proteins from one Flavobacterium branchiarum genomic window:
- a CDS encoding helix-turn-helix domain-containing protein, with product MQNKITRPISEFNTELKLKGFNVFQIESDGNATRNYSRKDFYKICLTTGQSIIHYADKSFTAEGTVLFFGNPHIPYSWETISATYIGYTCLFSEEFLKSERSESLQHSSLFKIGGTPILKITEEQRDFLNTLFQKMIAEQQTDYTFKDDLIRNYINLIIHEALKMQPSDNYLDTNNAQSRIASVFFELLERQFPIETSERPLELKTAQDYSNVLSLHVNYLNRVVKAVTGKSTTTHISERIISEAKALLQHTDWNIAEIGYALGFEYPSYFNNFFKKNTGTNPKNYRLSLV from the coding sequence ATGCAAAACAAAATCACACGCCCAATTTCAGAATTCAATACTGAACTAAAATTAAAAGGCTTTAATGTGTTTCAAATAGAAAGTGATGGTAATGCAACTCGTAATTATAGTCGTAAAGATTTTTATAAAATTTGTTTGACTACAGGACAAAGCATTATTCATTATGCGGATAAAAGTTTTACTGCAGAAGGGACTGTTTTATTTTTTGGCAACCCGCATATTCCATATTCATGGGAAACAATTTCGGCTACCTACATTGGTTATACATGCTTGTTTTCTGAGGAATTTTTAAAATCTGAACGTTCTGAAAGTTTGCAACATTCATCTTTATTTAAGATTGGAGGTACGCCGATACTAAAAATAACCGAAGAGCAAAGGGATTTTTTGAATACACTCTTTCAGAAAATGATAGCAGAGCAACAAACAGATTATACTTTTAAAGATGATTTGATTCGTAACTATATTAATTTAATAATTCACGAGGCATTAAAAATGCAACCTTCAGATAATTATCTTGATACAAATAATGCGCAATCCCGAATTGCATCAGTATTTTTCGAATTATTGGAAAGACAATTTCCCATTGAAACCAGCGAAAGACCACTTGAATTAAAAACTGCTCAAGATTATTCAAATGTATTATCGTTACATGTTAATTATCTAAATCGTGTAGTAAAGGCTGTTACGGGAAAATCAACTACAACACATATCTCTGAGCGTATTATTAGTGAAGCTAAAGCACTTTTACAGCATACCGACTGGAATATTGCCGAAATAGGTTATGCTTTGGGATTTGAATATCCATCTTATTTCAATAATTTTTTTAAGAAGAATACCGGAACAAATCCTAAAAATTACCGTTTGTCTTTGGTTTGA
- a CDS encoding zinc-dependent alcohol dehydrogenase family protein encodes MSTKMRALVLKSYNSDFTDSQIDKPFPKEGEVLVKIIASGVNPIDNKIRIEKAPYATPVLPAVLGTDLAGIIEAVGENVSKFKVGDEVYGLAGGVLGLQGTLAEYTAVDADLLAIKPKNLTMRQAAAVPLTVLTAWEGLADRFTIKEGDKVLVQGGAGGVGHMAVQLAKIFGAEVFATASPSKIATVEALGAKGIDYTTAKVEDYVTEFTNGKGFDVIYDTVGGAILDDSFKAIRHYGHISSCAAFGTHNLATGSLRSNSLHGIFVLLPMLTGEGRKHHGEILKKVTQYIEDGKLKPIVDPRKFTLDNALEAHIAVSDGSGNTKIVVDIV; translated from the coding sequence ATGTCAACAAAAATGAGAGCGTTAGTATTAAAATCATATAATTCGGATTTTACAGACAGTCAAATAGATAAGCCTTTTCCAAAAGAAGGTGAAGTATTGGTTAAAATAATAGCAAGCGGAGTAAATCCGATAGATAATAAAATCAGAATAGAAAAAGCACCTTATGCTACTCCTGTGCTTCCGGCTGTTTTGGGAACTGATTTGGCAGGAATTATTGAAGCAGTGGGCGAAAACGTTTCTAAATTTAAAGTAGGAGACGAGGTATATGGATTGGCGGGAGGCGTACTTGGTTTACAAGGTACACTTGCTGAATATACTGCTGTAGATGCTGATTTATTGGCAATAAAACCTAAAAATCTAACGATGAGACAAGCCGCCGCTGTTCCTCTTACTGTTTTAACTGCTTGGGAAGGTTTGGCTGATCGATTTACTATAAAAGAAGGTGATAAAGTATTGGTGCAAGGTGGTGCAGGTGGTGTTGGTCATATGGCAGTACAATTGGCTAAGATATTTGGAGCAGAGGTATTTGCAACTGCATCTCCATCTAAAATCGCAACAGTTGAAGCTTTAGGCGCGAAGGGAATCGATTATACAACTGCCAAAGTTGAGGATTATGTTACTGAATTTACCAACGGAAAAGGGTTTGATGTTATATATGATACCGTAGGAGGAGCAATATTAGATGATTCTTTTAAAGCCATTCGTCATTATGGACATATAAGTAGTTGCGCCGCATTTGGGACTCATAATTTGGCCACTGGTTCGCTACGTTCTAATAGCTTACATGGAATATTTGTTCTTCTGCCAATGTTGACTGGGGAAGGAAGAAAACATCATGGAGAAATTCTTAAAAAAGTAACTCAGTATATCGAAGATGGTAAGCTTAAGCCTATTGTTGATCCTCGAAAATTTACTTTAGATAATGCATTAGAAGCACATATTGCAGTAAGCGATGGATCTGGAAATACTAAGATTGTAGTAGATATTGTTTAG
- a CDS encoding helix-turn-helix domain-containing protein — MIYITLLNIAIFQGIVLGLLILKSSLFNSNSNKYLAYLLFTLSIILLNHVFEVQDAFTPYPFLRFIDHIEWVFLLPAFLFLFVINRIDDTVKSKQKVYLCFIPFAYSVALNVICDLDFVAGIYTLPEPSVALIGILGLIHLILAVTFIPFLLFYSYFMVKYLKNTQEKEWIIILLTIVSSMIFAFLITALAGLFLEYDISSAMNILALSATFIIHWTSYIGIYKYKLAKNKEAIFSFLNDDAVISYANLQIVDNSLLEENRESITVDNLYFQKLELLCKEQHIYTDSTLNREKVAEKLGISAGYVSQIVNTVTGDNFANYISQYRVEAVKEMISNSEYENYNLLTMGLESGFTSKTTFYKAFKKVTGQTPNEYKNTKK; from the coding sequence TTGATTTATATAACACTTTTAAATATTGCGATTTTTCAAGGAATAGTCTTAGGCTTACTTATTTTAAAGTCTTCCTTATTCAATAGTAATTCGAATAAATATCTGGCATATCTACTATTTACACTTTCAATTATTTTACTGAATCATGTTTTCGAGGTACAAGATGCATTTACTCCCTATCCTTTCCTACGATTTATAGATCACATCGAGTGGGTATTTCTATTACCAGCTTTCCTGTTTTTATTTGTCATAAACCGGATTGATGATACTGTAAAAAGCAAGCAAAAAGTATATTTATGTTTTATTCCATTTGCTTATTCCGTTGCTCTTAATGTTATATGTGATCTTGATTTTGTTGCAGGAATTTATACTTTACCTGAGCCGAGCGTGGCTTTAATCGGAATACTAGGTCTAATCCATCTTATTTTGGCCGTTACATTTATTCCGTTTCTATTGTTTTACTCTTATTTTATGGTAAAATATTTAAAAAACACACAGGAAAAAGAATGGATAATTATATTATTGACCATTGTTTCTTCAATGATTTTCGCTTTTCTGATTACTGCTCTAGCTGGATTATTTCTTGAATATGATATTTCTTCTGCTATGAATATTTTGGCTTTGTCTGCAACATTTATTATTCATTGGACATCTTATATAGGTATTTACAAATACAAACTGGCTAAAAACAAAGAAGCCATTTTTAGTTTTCTAAATGATGATGCAGTAATTTCGTATGCCAATCTACAAATTGTAGATAATAGTCTACTAGAAGAAAATAGGGAATCTATCACTGTAGATAATCTTTATTTTCAGAAATTGGAACTCCTATGTAAAGAGCAGCACATTTATACTGACAGTACATTAAATAGAGAAAAGGTTGCTGAAAAACTAGGCATAAGCGCTGGATACGTTTCACAAATTGTAAATACAGTAACGGGAGACAACTTTGCTAATTACATCAGTCAATATCGAGTTGAAGCTGTTAAGGAAATGATTTCAAATTCTGAATATGAAAACTATAATTTATTGACGATGGGATTAGAATCTGGATTCACTTCGAAAACAACTTTTTATAAAGCCTTTAAAAAAGTTACTGGTCAAACACCCAATGAATATAAAAATACTAAGAAATAA
- a CDS encoding sugar O-acetyltransferase, translating into METNSIFTRDKSGEIINPNDPEYPKLFKIIQKAIRTTAKLNTVVTDDIQEINAIFSELIGKEVDKTFFVIPPFYSDFGENINIGKNVFVNHACTFMDRGGITIEDDVLIGPKVNLITTNHPINPAERRATISQPIVIKKGAWIGVGATVLPGVTIGINSIVAAGSVVSKDVPDNTIVGGIPAKIIKSISENY; encoded by the coding sequence ATGGAAACGAATTCAATTTTTACAAGAGATAAATCTGGCGAAATAATTAACCCAAATGATCCCGAATATCCTAAATTATTTAAGATCATTCAAAAAGCTATTCGTACTACTGCAAAGTTAAATACTGTTGTAACAGATGATATACAAGAAATCAATGCTATTTTTAGTGAATTAATTGGTAAGGAAGTAGACAAAACTTTTTTTGTAATTCCACCTTTCTATTCTGATTTTGGAGAAAATATTAACATAGGAAAGAATGTATTTGTAAATCACGCCTGTACTTTTATGGATAGGGGCGGTATTACTATTGAAGATGATGTTCTTATTGGTCCAAAGGTAAATCTTATAACAACCAATCATCCTATTAACCCAGCCGAAAGGAGGGCAACAATTTCTCAACCTATAGTAATTAAAAAGGGAGCTTGGATTGGAGTAGGTGCTACGGTGCTCCCTGGTGTAACAATAGGTATAAATTCGATAGTTGCTGCAGGTTCAGTTGTTTCTAAAGATGTTCCTGATAATACTATTGTAGGAGGTATTCCTGCGAAGATTATTAAATCTATTTCTGAAAATTATTAA
- a CDS encoding porin family protein, translating into MKKFLLLAVVAVLGFTNVNAQKIKFGAKGGLNFASISGDDTKGIDGVTSFNLGVLSEIPISDKFSFQPELMYSGQGYSFGDNTIALSYLNIPLMGKYYLTKGLSVEAGPQLGFLFSAKNESVNVKDSFKTFDFGVNFGLGYKLDNGLNFGARYNLGLTNINNVDNSSSKNKNGVFQLSVGYFFF; encoded by the coding sequence ATGAAAAAATTTTTATTACTAGCTGTTGTTGCAGTTTTAGGATTTACAAATGTTAATGCTCAAAAAATTAAATTTGGAGCAAAAGGAGGTTTAAACTTTGCATCTATCAGCGGAGATGATACCAAAGGGATTGACGGAGTAACGTCATTTAATCTTGGTGTTTTGTCAGAAATTCCTATTTCGGATAAGTTCTCTTTTCAACCCGAATTAATGTATTCTGGTCAGGGATATAGTTTCGGAGATAATACAATTGCCTTAAGTTATCTGAACATTCCTTTAATGGGAAAATACTATTTAACAAAAGGATTGAGTGTTGAAGCTGGACCTCAATTAGGTTTTTTATTTTCTGCTAAAAATGAAAGTGTAAATGTAAAAGATTCGTTCAAAACTTTTGATTTTGGTGTTAATTTTGGCTTAGGTTATAAGCTTGACAACGGACTTAATTTTGGTGCAAGATATAATCTAGGATTAACTAATATTAATAATGTAGACAATTCATCTAGTAAAAATAAAAACGGAGTATTTCAATTATCTGTAGGTTATTTCTTTTTCTAG
- a CDS encoding helix-turn-helix domain-containing protein: MKSIKVPTDLVKPPFNKRVLEVGGCSVIESCVHTVQSKGAMFLEDHLLLFVLQGENTLTYGNSKFTVGKNEMILFPKASLIEFDKRGDVLDGNVYDSLMIFLKDECILSFMKLAEIKSCKTAEKVSIMVKPVKERIQGFLFSLKPYFNEIENIDAGLIKLKILEVLYDISSTDKHLLHQLLQMKQPVKFDLSSIMEDNYASPISLPELAYLSGRSLASFKRDFKAIYNIPPSDWIRKRRLEKAKELLQNTSLSVSDTCYALGFENTAHFSRIFKEHFGITPSDARIS; encoded by the coding sequence ATGAAATCAATTAAAGTTCCTACCGATTTAGTTAAACCTCCTTTTAATAAAAGAGTATTAGAAGTTGGAGGTTGTTCTGTAATAGAATCTTGCGTTCATACTGTTCAAAGTAAGGGCGCTATGTTTTTGGAGGATCACTTATTGCTTTTTGTACTTCAGGGAGAAAACACGTTAACATATGGTAATTCTAAATTTACTGTTGGGAAAAACGAAATGATTTTATTTCCAAAGGCAAGTTTGATTGAGTTTGATAAAAGGGGAGATGTCCTTGACGGAAATGTCTATGACAGTTTAATGATTTTTCTAAAAGACGAATGTATTCTTAGCTTTATGAAATTGGCTGAGATAAAATCTTGCAAAACAGCCGAAAAAGTTTCAATAATGGTAAAGCCTGTTAAGGAAAGAATTCAAGGTTTTTTGTTTTCTCTAAAGCCGTATTTTAATGAAATTGAAAATATAGATGCTGGATTAATAAAATTAAAAATTCTAGAAGTTTTATACGATATTTCAAGTACCGACAAACATCTTCTACATCAATTATTACAGATGAAACAGCCTGTGAAATTTGATTTATCTAGTATAATGGAAGACAATTATGCTTCACCAATTTCTTTACCAGAGTTAGCTTATTTATCAGGCAGAAGTCTTGCAAGCTTTAAAAGAGACTTTAAAGCAATTTATAATATTCCGCCATCCGATTGGATTCGCAAAAGAAGGCTAGAAAAAGCGAAGGAGCTTTTGCAAAACACTTCACTCTCAGTTTCAGATACCTGTTATGCATTAGGATTTGAAAATACGGCCCACTTTTCTAGAATTTTTAAAGAACATTTTGGAATAACACCTTCTGATGCTAGAATTAGCTAG